Genomic window (Ruminococcus flavefaciens AE3010):
CAGTGATTTTTGAAAAATTATATAAATTCTTTAAAAAACGGCTTGACCATTGGATAGGCTGCACAAAACGAGCGGCAAAACATGTTATTTTATACTAACCATATTTGATTGACATATTTGTGTCAAAGTGATATGATAAATATAGCGGAGGGCAGGATTTATTCTGTTCTTGGCTTCTTTAAAATTATTGTTTTCGGGCAGCAGGGTGGAAACTCTGTTATCGGATGGCAGTTGTACGGTATAACCATGCAGTCAAGCTCCGTCCGTTTATGGGCGGTTTTTTTTGTAAACTGCCGTTTTTCTGCCGAAAGGAGGAGAAATGGAAAAAAAGCGCATTGCCGTGGCGGCTATCGTTATTGACGAGCAGTCTGCGGCAGTAGAGGTGAACAACGTGCTCCATGACTACAGCGATATCATTATCGGACGAATGGGGCTTCCCTACAAGGAGAGAGGGATATCCCTCATATCCGTGGCTCTTGACGCCGAGCCCGACGTCATAAGCAGTCTCACAGGCAGGCTTGGACAGATAAACGGTGTTTCTGTCAAAGCAGCTATATCAAAGAAGTAAAAACGGTGTACGGTATGAGAAGAGCTGACAGAGAAATAACTGATAAAAAAGCAATAGAGAAATTCATTGCTAAAGAGAAGTTGATACGTATAGGCTTCTGCGATAATGGTGAAGTGTATATAGTCCCCGTGAACTATGGTTATTCTGTTGACAATGGAGAATATACATTTTATTTTCACGGAGCTGTTGCAGGCAGAAAGTATGAGCTTGCAAAGTCTGAGCCCTCAGTAGGGTTTGAGATCGACGGTAACTATGAGCTTTTGGGAGCTGATACAGCCTGCGGTCATTCAGCAAAATACATGAGCGTTATCGGTAATGGTATACTTTCCGTTATAGAAGATAACGACGAAAAGAAAGCCGCTCTTGAATATATCATGTATCAGTCAGCAGGCAGGACAGGGCTTGAGTATGATAACGATGTACTCGGACGTACTGCTGTATTTAAACTTAAAGTAAAAACAATGTCTTGTAAGGCAAAATAAAACTGGAGGAAATATATATGTATGATGTAAAATCAATGAATGCGGACGATTTTATAAACGACGAGGAGATACTGGCAACGCTGGAATACGCTGACCAGAACAAGAATAACCGCGAGCTTATCGAGCAGATACTCGAAAAGGCAAGACCAAAAAAGACAGGCAGGGGAGTAGAATGTGCAGGACTTACTCACCGTGAGGCAAGCGTGCTTCTTGCCTGTGATATCCCCGAGATGACAGAGAAGATGTACGAGCTTGCAAAGGAGATAAAGCAGGCTTTCTACGGCAACAGAATAGTTATGTTCGCACCTCTCTATCTTTCCAACTACTGCGTAAATAAGTGCGTATACTGTCCTTATCACATTCAGAACAAGGAGATACCCCGTAAGAAGCTTTCACAGGAGGAGCTCCGTCAGGAGGTAATCGCGCTTCAGGATCTGGGACACAAGAGACTTGCTATCGAGTCGGGTGAGGACCCTGTAAACAATCCTATCGAGTATATCCTCGAATGTATCAATACTATCTACTCTATCAAGCACAAGAACGGAGCTATCCGCCGTGTTAATGTAAACATTGCCGCTACAACAGTTGAGAACTACCGCAAGCTCAAGGAAGCAGGCATCGGTACTTATATCCTCTTCCAGGAGACATACCACAGGGCGAGCTACGAGGTTCTTCACCCCGCAGGACCAAAGCACAACTACGCATACCACACAGAGGCTATGGACAGAGCTATGGAGGGCGGCATCGATGACGTAGGTCTGGGTGTTCTCTTCGGACTTGACAAGTACAGATACGAGTTCGCAGGACTTCTCATGCACGCCGAGCACCTTGAAGCCGTTCACGGCGTAGGCCCTCACACTATCAGCGTTCCCCGTTTAAGGAGAGCGTCGGATATTGACCCCGATGTATTCGACAACGGCATAGATGACGACACATTTGCAAAGATAGTAGCTTGTATCAGAATAGCTGTACCTTACACAGGTATGATAATTTCTACTCGTGAGAGCGAAGCCTGCCGTGAAAAGGTCCTCGGCCTCGGCGTATCTCAGATCTCAGGCGGTTCAAGAACATCTGTAGGCGGCTACGCAGGCTATACTCCCGAGGAGCGTCCTCACGATACAGAGCAGTTCGATGTATCCGACCAGCGTTCACTTGACGAGGTAGTTAAGTGGCTCATGGAAGGCGGCTATATCCCCTCATTCTGCACAGCCTGCTACCGTGAGGGACGTACAGGCGACCGCTTCATGGCACTGTGCAAGGTGGGACAGATACAGAATTGCTGTCACCCCAATGCTCTTATGACATTGCAGGAGTACCTCTCGGACTACGCTTCACCCGAAACAAAGGCGGTAGGCGAGGCTCTTATCGCAAAGGAGATACAGAACGTACCCGACGAGAAGCGCCGTCAGCGTGCTATTGAATATCTTGACAGTATCAAGAACGGCGGTCAGCGCGATTTCAGATTCTGACCCATGAGCCCGAGAGCAGAAATGCTCTCGGGCTTTTGCAGTGTGACGCTTCGTAAAAATATATTTGACAAAACAAGCCTTATGTGCTACAATAGTCCAAGATACAATTATAATATAAAGGAGACTTTGTAATGTTTGCAGCATTAATGCTTTTAGCGGCTAATTCACCGCAGACGGGAGACAGATTCCCGAGAGGCGTACTGTTCATGATAATCGTCGCTGCAATTCTTCTTGCAGTTGGTACGGCTATCTTTGCCAAGAAAAACGGCGGCGACAGCGACGACGATGATGATGAAGAATGATCCTACGGCAGCTGCATACACAGCTGCCTGCTTTATTATTGCGGTTTGAGACATTTTGTCTTTACGTACAGCATATATTAGTTAAGACTATACACGGAAGGAGGCGAAGCCTGTGGAGCTTTTATGCAGGATATGCGGAGAGATACTGCAGCCCGATAATGATACGGGAGTATGCGAGTGCGAGAGCTGCGGTTCAAGGCAGACATTCCCTATGGGGTATGATGACGAACAGCTTGATATGTTCAACAGAGCACGCAGACTTCGTCAGAAAACTGATTTTGAGGGAGCGGAAAAGCTGCTGTCTCAGCTCTGCGCGGAGACGCCCGATGAACCCGAGGGCTTCTGGGAGCTGGTACTGTGCCGCTGCGGCATAGTATATGAGGAAAGCATTGAAGCTGCGGTAAATGTTCCTGTCTGCCGCAGAGCGGCTCTGACTCCTGTGAGCGATGATGTGAATTATCTTACCGCTATTGCTTATGCTAAAGACGAGCAAAAGGCGGTATATTGCAGAGAGGCGGCGGCAATAGACGAGCTGCGCAGAGAGTATGCGGAGCGTGTGGGCAACGGCGAGCGCTATGACGTGTTCATATGCAGTGCTGAGACCGAAAAGGGCGGCACTATCGCTTCGGAGATATACGGACAGCTCTGCGAAGAGGGCTTCAGCGTGTTCTATGCGCCTAAGTCACTGAATGACCTCCGCGGTCAGGCAGGGGAGCTGTGCATAAATGCTGCTGTCAGCTGTGCGGAGGCTCTTATAGTGGTCTGCGGTGACGCAGATGAATTTGCGGAGCCGCACCTGAAAAGTCAGTGGAGCAGGTGTGTTTCGGCGGCACATAAGGACAGCAGAAAGCTGCTGCTTACCTGCATAAGTGATATTTCCGATGGGGATATCCCCGAGGAGCTTTCGGACTATCCCGTGAAGGATATAGGAAAGATAGGCGCTGTTTCCGAGATCATAAGGCTTATCCGCCGCAGGGACAAGGGACATACCGCATCAGCGCGGACGGCTCCCGAAAAGCTTATCCGCAGAATGAATATATTCCTTGCAGACGAGGATTTTGAAGCTGCCGAGGAGTACTGCGGTATAATTCTCGACGCCTCACCCGAGTGCTGGCAGGCTCACTGGGCGCGGTTCCTTGCATATAACGGCTGCCGAAACAGCAACGACCTGCTTCTGGAAGAGGTGGTGGAGAGCTTTGCCGATGACTATATTGAACATTTCGGCTATGACTTTGCCGAGGACGAGGTCTTCTTCGGACAGTTTGCTCAGCTTCTGGGAGAATCTCCCCGTAAAGCTCTTGAATACGCAGAGGGCGACGAAAAGCTCAGCCTTGAAACGGTGTATGAGCGCTTCGTGAATGCAGTCCGCGACGCAGTATTTGCCAATGAGCAGGAAAAAATAGACGCCCGGGAAAAGCAGGAGCTTGAGGACATACGCCGAAAACACGACGAGGAAAAGGAGCGCGAGATCGCTGCACAGAAGAAAAAGCAGGATATACGCAGCCGATTTCTCGCATATGCGGCGGTCATTTTTACGGTGCTTATCATACTTTTCGTTAAGTTCCGCTTTGTTTGGGCAGCTGTACTTATTGTAATAATGATATTCGTAACGGTGCTGGTCCTCGGCGGACTAAACAGAAACGACTGATTACCGCTTATGAGGTGATGATATGCTTCTGGGATTTGAGGAGCTTTGCAGAAAGGAAGTTATTGACATCTCCACAGGGGAGCGGCTGGGCTTTATCGACGATATTGAGCTGGACATAGAGAGCGGTAGCGTGAAGTCTCTTATCATATACGGCGGAGCTCGGTTCTGGGGGCTCCTCGGCAAAGAGGAGGACTCCGTCATAGCCTGCTCGGAAATAAAGGTAGTTGGCGATGATGTAGTGCTGGTGGAACGCTCCGAAAACAGTACGCGTATGAAATTAACAAAAAACAGCAGAAATAGTTTTTTAAGTTTGTTGAAATAAACATTGCAAAAAAGCTTGAAATATTTGCCTTGAAATGATATAATATTAAGGCAATTCGCACGTCCGTGCTTTCAGCGGTTGGTGCGCAGATATCTGCGTTGCTGCTGAGCCAAGTCGGGCGGAGGATTAATAATAACCAATTTTTAAGGAGGACTACACCATGGGAGTAGTATCAATGAAGCAGCTTCTTGAGGCTGGCGTACACTTCGGACACCAGACAAGAAGATGGAACCCGAAAATGGCACCATACATTTTCACAGAAAGAAACGGAATCTACATCATCGACCTTCAGAAGACAGTTAAGAAGCTTGAGGACGCTTACATGTTCGTTCGCGACATCGCTTCACAGGGCGGCGAGGTACTTTTCGTAGGTACAAAGAAGCAGGCAGGCGATTCCGTTAAGGAAGAGGCTACAAGAGCAGGCGCACACTATGTAAACGCAAGATGGCTGGGCGGTATGCTCACAAACTTCAAGACGATCCAGACAAGAATCAAGAGACTTGAGCAGCTCCACACAATGGAAGAGGACGGCACATTTGCTCTTCTCCCCAAGAAGGAAGTTGTTAAGCTCAACCTTGAAATAGAGAAGCTCGAAAAGTTCCTCGGCGGTATCAAGACAATGAAGAAGCTCCCCGCAGCTCTCTTTATCGTTGACCCCCGCAAGGAAAAGATCGCTGTTGCTGAGGCTAAGAAGCTCAACATCCCGATCGTTGCTATCGTAGATACAAACTGCGATCCTGATGAAGTTGATTACGTTATCCCAGGTAACGATGACGCTATCAGAGCTGTAAAGCTTATCGCAGGCACAATCGCTAACGCTGTTATCGAAGGCAGACAGGGCGATGATGCTACAGCTGCTGAGGAGGCTCCTGCTGAGGAAGCTGAGACAGCTGAGGCTGACGCTGAATAATCATAAAAAACATTGAAAACAATCAAAAACCCGAACTAACACTTCGGGTTTTTGCGGATTTAAAATATATTTTAGGAGGTAATCACAATGGGAAAGGTTTCCGTTGCAGAAATTAAAGAACTCATGAAGTCCACAGGCGTTGGTATGATGGACTGTAAGAAGGCCCTCGAAGAGAACGATGGCGATATGGACAAGGCTATCGAGTTCCTCAGAGAAAAAGGACTTGCTACACAGGCTAAGAAGAGCGGCAGAGCTGCTGCTGAGGGCGTAGTTGCAGCTGTTGTTAAGGGCGAGACAGGTGTTCTCCTCGAAGTAAACACAGAGACAGACTTCGCTGCTAATACAGACGATATCAGAAACTTCGTTGCTAACGTAGCAAACACTATCATCGAAAAGAATCCTGCTGACATCGAGGCTCTCAAGAATATGCCTATCAGCGGCGGTACAGGTACAGTTGGCGAGGCTCTTACAGAGCTTGCCGGTATGAAGATCCGTGAGAACATCGTTATCCGTCGTTTCGCAAGACTCGAGGGTAAGCTTGCTTCTTATATCCACAATGGCGGCAGCATCGGCGTTCTCGTAAAGATGGATACAGACCTTTCTGCTGATCAGGTAGCAGCTATCGGTAAGGACGTTGCTATGCAGTCCGCAGCTCTTAACGCTGCATATCTCTGCCGTGAGCAGGTTCCTGCTGAGGTTCTCGAAAAGGAGAAGGAGATCATGATGGCTCAGATGGCTGAGGATCCTAAGATGGCTTCAAAGCCCGAGCAGGTTCGCGCTAAGATCGTTGAGGGTAAGGTTGGCAAGTACTACACAGAGAACTGCCTCCTTGAGCAGGCATTCGTTAAGGATGACAAGCTCTCAGTTCAGGGCTATGTAGACGCTGAGGCTAAGAAGCTCGGCGGTTCTATCAAGGTCGTTGAGGTTATCCGTTACGAGCGCGGCGAAGGCGTTGAGAAGAAGGAAGAGAACTTCGCTGACGAGATCGCTAAGATGATCAAGTAATCAAAGATTTTACAGACAGCGGCGGAGCATTCTGCCGCTGTTTTTTGATATAGGGAGAAAAATATGTATCGTACAATAAAATCTGCTTACATGATATTGGTCGTTGCGGCTGCTGCTATATTTGCACTGGGGCTCATGGAAATAGCCACGTACTTCAAGGGTGATCATTACTATGTGCATATTGATGACTTGAGATACTGTAATGAGAAGAAAGCTATAGAGGGGAAAGCAGGCCGTGTGATATCGTTGTACAGAACAGAGGAAGTTAAGACTTATTCAAGGCATGCAAAGAATAATTACGATATTTCGTATCTGTATTATTATATATTCGATAATGCAAGTCCTGATGATATTGAAAAAATGAGAGCTGATAAGAGCTACAGACCCGAGAATTACTCTGTGTATTCATTTTATACCGACGATGAGAATAAAAAGAAAGAGCTTGACGAGCTTTGTGTTCAGTGGGACAATTATATGAACGGCAGCACCAATACTATGCCTGATACATTTTTTATAGACGGGCGTGTTTCACCAAAGTCGTTTTACGAATATGATGTTACGGAGTTCAAAAATGCTGCAAGAAATTACGGCTTCGCAGAGAATGAGATAACGTCACTTCTGATATTTGACAGCCCGGTAAGCGTGAAATTGATGCTTCTGACGCCTTTTGCAGGAGCGCTTCTGGTGGGGACGATAATTTATATGCTAAGGAAGAAAAGAAGAAATATGGGGTATTATTAATACCTTTCACTGTTGTTTTTGGATAAAGGGAGATCATTCACATGAAAAGAATGAAGAATGCAACGCTGGTCGCCTGTATTATGGCAGTATGCGCTCTGTTTGTTGTTTCGCTGTTTGAATCCGCTGTATACTTGAATGGCAGCTCGTTAGAGCTGAACACTGATGACATAAGAAGCTGTGAAAAGGAAAGAGCTGTAAAGGGCGATATCGGACGGATATATTGCTTCTACCAGACCGAGGAGGCTGTGATTGAACGGCATCACAGAAGAGTATATAGTAAAGAAAATGAGATCACATACAGATATTATTTTCTCTGCGACAACTGCGGGGCTGATGATATAGAAAAGATGAGGGCGGATAAGAGCTTCAGACCGCAGGAATTTTACGTTTTTTCGTTTTGTGTCGGCAACGAAACGGAAAAGGAGAATCTTGAGAATCAGTGTGCTCTGTGGAATGATTATATGGAGGGCAGATCCGACGAAATGCCTGTTTTGTATCATATTGACGGACGTGTTTCTCCTGCGTCATTCAGGCAGGATCAAATTTCAAGACTTGAAAAAGCGGCACATGATATGGGCTTTGAAGATGAGGAGATATCACCGATCATAATTGTTAACAGTCACGTCAGTATAGTTTGGATATATATTGCGGTAATATGCGGAGTAGCTGTTATTGCTTTTGTTATCATGGCTGTCATCTTGCTTTTTAGGAAGATTCGAAATAAGTCAGGATACTGATATAACATATATCTTTTGCTGATATTGAGGTAAAAATCAGCGTAACTGCTGCTGAAAACAATTAAATGGACAAATTTTCCACATTATTGAACCTGTATTATTGTGAGATGTTACAATAATACAGGTTTTTTTTCGTATGGTTTTCCCTTGAAGTAATTTGGAAAATATGTTATAATAGTTTTAATTGGATAATATGCTCAAAAGTATGAGGTGCTGAAATATGAATGCAAATATTAGTAAACTCGCTGGCTCTGTCGGCAGAGTCATAGTAGGTAAAAAGGACACGGTCATAAAGCTCATA
Coding sequences:
- a CDS encoding TM1266 family iron-only hydrogenase system putative regulator; translated protein: MEKKRIAVAAIVIDEQSAAVEVNNVLHDYSDIIIGRMGLPYKERGISLISVALDAEPDVISSLTGRLGQINGVSVKAAISKK
- a CDS encoding pyridoxamine 5'-phosphate oxidase family protein, which gives rise to MRRADREITDKKAIEKFIAKEKLIRIGFCDNGEVYIVPVNYGYSVDNGEYTFYFHGAVAGRKYELAKSEPSVGFEIDGNYELLGADTACGHSAKYMSVIGNGILSVIEDNDEKKAALEYIMYQSAGRTGLEYDNDVLGRTAVFKLKVKTMSCKAK
- the hydG gene encoding [FeFe] hydrogenase H-cluster radical SAM maturase HydG — its product is MYDVKSMNADDFINDEEILATLEYADQNKNNRELIEQILEKARPKKTGRGVECAGLTHREASVLLACDIPEMTEKMYELAKEIKQAFYGNRIVMFAPLYLSNYCVNKCVYCPYHIQNKEIPRKKLSQEELRQEVIALQDLGHKRLAIESGEDPVNNPIEYILECINTIYSIKHKNGAIRRVNVNIAATTVENYRKLKEAGIGTYILFQETYHRASYEVLHPAGPKHNYAYHTEAMDRAMEGGIDDVGLGVLFGLDKYRYEFAGLLMHAEHLEAVHGVGPHTISVPRLRRASDIDPDVFDNGIDDDTFAKIVACIRIAVPYTGMIISTRESEACREKVLGLGVSQISGGSRTSVGGYAGYTPEERPHDTEQFDVSDQRSLDEVVKWLMEGGYIPSFCTACYREGRTGDRFMALCKVGQIQNCCHPNALMTLQEYLSDYASPETKAVGEALIAKEIQNVPDEKRRQRAIEYLDSIKNGGQRDFRF
- a CDS encoding YlmC/YmxH family sporulation protein, with protein sequence MLLGFEELCRKEVIDISTGERLGFIDDIELDIESGSVKSLIIYGGARFWGLLGKEEDSVIACSEIKVVGDDVVLVERSENSTRMKLTKNSRNSFLSLLK
- the rpsB gene encoding 30S ribosomal protein S2 → MGVVSMKQLLEAGVHFGHQTRRWNPKMAPYIFTERNGIYIIDLQKTVKKLEDAYMFVRDIASQGGEVLFVGTKKQAGDSVKEEATRAGAHYVNARWLGGMLTNFKTIQTRIKRLEQLHTMEEDGTFALLPKKEVVKLNLEIEKLEKFLGGIKTMKKLPAALFIVDPRKEKIAVAEAKKLNIPIVAIVDTNCDPDEVDYVIPGNDDAIRAVKLIAGTIANAVIEGRQGDDATAAEEAPAEEAETAEADAE
- the tsf gene encoding translation elongation factor Ts; this encodes MGKVSVAEIKELMKSTGVGMMDCKKALEENDGDMDKAIEFLREKGLATQAKKSGRAAAEGVVAAVVKGETGVLLEVNTETDFAANTDDIRNFVANVANTIIEKNPADIEALKNMPISGGTGTVGEALTELAGMKIRENIVIRRFARLEGKLASYIHNGGSIGVLVKMDTDLSADQVAAIGKDVAMQSAALNAAYLCREQVPAEVLEKEKEIMMAQMAEDPKMASKPEQVRAKIVEGKVGKYYTENCLLEQAFVKDDKLSVQGYVDAEAKKLGGSIKVVEVIRYERGEGVEKKEENFADEIAKMIK